The proteins below come from a single Limosilactobacillus reuteri genomic window:
- a CDS encoding Gfo/Idh/MocA family protein has translation MLKLGVIGTNIITDQMLDAAKKTGKYELTAVYSRTLEHAEKFGKPYGATEFYDNIDKFFEEGDFDVVYIASPNSLHYQQARKAIENDKFIIVEKPAFVNPSEYSAIESLLAAHPKARLVEAARHIHTKIYQAALKKVDEMKEHYIQGATITVMKYSSRFDKVLNGSEPYPNIFTLKYAGGALMDLGVYAVYGAVTIYGEPESVVYFPTLTKTGVDGKGVAILNYDKFTVTLNFGKTANSHLYSEVYGLKDTLVFDSIFDTRKVTYYDADQNAHPIEAPVEENSMTDEMNDFADLFNNPDDEEEMKKYKHWLELSKTVNSVMYSLRQSAQLVFPSDNDQE, from the coding sequence ATGTTAAAACTTGGTGTTATTGGAACAAATATTATTACTGATCAGATGTTAGATGCAGCCAAGAAAACAGGAAAATATGAATTGACAGCTGTCTATTCTCGGACATTAGAACATGCTGAGAAGTTTGGCAAGCCATATGGGGCAACTGAATTTTACGATAACATTGATAAGTTCTTTGAAGAGGGCGATTTTGATGTCGTTTATATTGCTTCACCAAATAGTTTGCACTACCAACAAGCACGGAAAGCAATTGAAAACGATAAATTTATTATTGTTGAAAAGCCAGCCTTCGTAAATCCAAGTGAATACAGTGCGATTGAATCATTATTGGCAGCCCATCCTAAGGCACGTTTGGTTGAAGCAGCTCGTCATATCCATACCAAGATTTATCAAGCTGCCTTGAAGAAAGTTGATGAGATGAAGGAACATTATATTCAAGGAGCAACCATCACTGTAATGAAATACTCATCACGTTTTGATAAAGTTCTTAATGGCAGTGAACCATATCCAAATATTTTTACCCTTAAGTATGCTGGGGGAGCTTTAATGGACCTCGGTGTATATGCTGTATATGGGGCCGTTACTATTTACGGTGAACCAGAATCTGTAGTTTATTTCCCAACTCTGACTAAAACTGGGGTTGATGGTAAAGGGGTTGCAATTCTTAACTATGACAAATTTACTGTCACTCTCAACTTTGGTAAGACAGCTAACTCCCACCTTTATTCTGAAGTTTACGGCTTGAAAGATACTTTAGTCTTTGATAGTATTTTTGATACGCGAAAGGTTACTTATTATGATGCTGACCAAAATGCGCACCCAATCGAAGCGCCCGTTGAAGAAAACTCAATGACTGATGAAATGAATGATTTCGCAGACCTCTTTAACAATCCTGATGATGAAGAAGAAATGAAGAAGTACAAGCATTGGTTAGAATTATCTAAGACGGTCAACTCAGTTATGTACTCCCTTCGTCAATCTGCTCAACTAGTTTTCCCATCTGATAACGATCAAGAATAG